CTGATGGCGTCGTAGGGAGAGGCATCCTCGGTGAGTTCTAGTGCGATGCGCTCGAATCCATCGTCTCGGAGCCGCGCCAGCGCCTCCGAGGCATCGGCGTCGTGCTCCCATCGAACGCGACGGTCCTTGTGTCGACCCGTCTTTGCGATCAGTCGATGAGGGGGCTGCGGCGTGATGCCGGTCAGAAGCATCCGGTCGACTCGGCTGGCATCGGCGATGCGGAAGGCGCTCCCGACGTTCACCGGGTCTTCGACGTCATGGAGCACG
This window of the Candidatus Poribacteria bacterium genome carries:
- a CDS encoding RNA methyltransferase, coding for MNETTDRRPLHGTALKRFVRELDRPNVELAFVLHDVEDPVNVGSAFRIADASRVDRMLLTGITPQPPHRLIAKTGRHKDRRVRWEHDADASEALARLRDDGFERIALELTEDASPYDAISYPERVALVVGNEDHGIPRRILSCCDRVVFLPMYGKGASLNVAVSLGIVAYHVLHVRGH